One candidate division Zixibacteria bacterium HGW-Zixibacteria-1 DNA segment encodes these proteins:
- the fliG gene encoding flagellar motor switch protein FliG, whose product MKYEELNSLQKAAIALVAFGTEVAALVLRGLSDSEVEKVTIEIANLGDVPSDIEEKVIDECYQIFMARQYISQGGIDFAKEILEKAVGAKKAQEILARLESSFRTSGFNLLKNIDARQLVSFLQNEHPQTIALILSQLTSHQAAGVLSELPPELQSEVALRIATMEKISPEVLKEIESTLEGHFDTSHSGDLSVSGGAKTMAEILNLIESSAEKNILQSIEADDSDLASEIKNMMFVFDDLVLLDDRSIQRLLKEVETKDLSIALKAASEEVRSKIYSNVSERVAVMIKEEMEFMGPMRLSDVEAAQQRIVEAIRHLEEEGQVIISGRGGKEDVIV is encoded by the coding sequence GTGAAATACGAAGAACTAAATTCATTGCAAAAAGCCGCCATCGCCCTGGTCGCTTTCGGGACCGAAGTCGCGGCCCTGGTATTGCGCGGACTCTCGGACTCGGAAGTCGAAAAAGTCACGATCGAAATCGCCAATCTCGGTGATGTTCCCTCCGATATCGAGGAGAAGGTCATTGATGAATGTTACCAGATTTTCATGGCCCGCCAGTACATTTCACAGGGCGGCATTGATTTTGCCAAGGAAATTCTCGAGAAAGCGGTCGGCGCCAAAAAGGCCCAGGAAATTCTGGCCCGGCTCGAATCATCCTTCCGGACTTCCGGATTCAATTTGTTGAAAAACATCGATGCCCGTCAATTGGTCAGCTTCCTTCAGAACGAACATCCGCAGACCATTGCCCTGATATTGTCCCAGTTGACATCCCATCAGGCGGCCGGCGTTCTATCAGAACTTCCGCCCGAGCTCCAGTCCGAAGTTGCCCTGCGGATTGCCACGATGGAAAAAATATCACCGGAAGTTCTCAAGGAAATTGAATCGACCCTAGAAGGACACTTCGATACCTCCCACTCCGGCGACCTGTCCGTCTCCGGCGGCGCCAAAACCATGGCCGAGATCCTTAACCTGATCGAAAGCTCGGCTGAGAAAAATATTCTTCAGTCCATTGAAGCCGATGACTCCGATCTGGCCAGTGAAATAAAAAATATGATGTTTGTTTTCGATGACCTGGTGCTTCTCGACGACCGCTCGATTCAGCGGCTGCTGAAGGAGGTCGAAACCAAGGATCTCTCGATTGCTCTCAAGGCCGCTTCGGAAGAGGTTCGCTCCAAGATATATTCCAACGTCTCAGAACGTGTCGCTGTCATGATCAAGGAAGAGATGGAGTTCATGGGGCCGATGAGGCTTTCGGACGTCGAGGCGGCGCAGCAGCGCATTGTCGAGGCGATCCGCCATCTCGAGGAAGAGGGACAGGTGATCATCTCCGGCCGCGGCGGCAAGGAGGATGTTATTGTCTAG